Proteins encoded by one window of Pseudorca crassidens isolate mPseCra1 chromosome 3, mPseCra1.hap1, whole genome shotgun sequence:
- the SLC35A4 gene encoding probable UDP-sugar transporter protein SLC35A4: protein MSVEDGGVPGLGHPRQARWTLMLLLSTAMYGAHAPLLALCHVDGRVPFRPSSAVLLTELTKLLLCAFSLLVGWQAWPQQTPPWRQAAPFALSALLYGASNNLVIYLQRYMDPSTYQVLSNLKIGSTALFYCLCLRHRLSARQGLALLLLMAAGACYAAGGLQDPGNTLPGPPSAAAAGPMPLHISPLGLLLLILYCLISGLSSVYTELLMKRQRLPLALQNLFLYTFGVLLNLGLHAGGGPGPGLLEGFSGWAALVVLSQALNGLLMSAVMKHGSSITRLFVVSCSLVVNAVLSAALLQLQLTAAFFLATLLIGLAVRLYYGSR from the coding sequence ATGAGTGTAGAGGACGGGGGTGTGCCAGGCCTGGGCCATCCCAGGCAGGCCCGCTGGACCCTGATGCTACTCCTGTCCACTGCCATGTACGGAGCCCATGCCCCATTGCTGGCACTGTGCCACGTGGATGGCCGTGTGCCCTTCCGACCGTCTTCGGCTGTATTGCTGACTGAACTGACCAAGCTGCTGCTGTGCGCCTTCTCCCTCCTGGTGGGCTGGCAAGCATGGCCCCAGCAGACCCCACCCTGGCGCCAGGCCGCCCCGTTCGCACTATCAGCCCTGCTCTACGGCGCCAGCAACAACCTGGTGATCTACCTTCAACGTTACATGGACCCCAGCACCTACCAGGTGCTGAGCAATCTCAAGATTGGAAGCACAGCCCTGTTCTACTGCCTCTGCCTCCGACACCGCCTCTCTGCACGCCAGGGCTTAGCACTGCTGCTGCTCATGGCAGCAGGAGCCTGCTATGCAGCTGGTGGCCTGCAGGACCCTGGGAACACCCTTCCTGGGCCCCCTTCCGCAGCTGCTGCAGGCCCCATGCCCCTGCATATCAGTCCACTGGGACTGCTGCTTCTCATTCTGTACTGCCTCATCTCAGGCTTGTCTTCCGTGTACACAGAGCTGCTCATGAAGCGACAGCGGCTGCCCCTGGCACTTCAGAACCTCTTCCTCTACACTTTCGGTGTGCTCCTGAACCTAGGTCTGCATGCAGGTGGCGGCCCcggcccaggcctcctggagggtTTCTCAGGATGGGCAGCACTTGTAGTGCTGAGCCAGGCACTAAATGGGCTGCTCATGTCAGCTGTCATGAAGCACGGCAGCAGCATCACACGCCTCTTCGTTGTGTCCTGCTCGCTAGTGGTCAACGCTGTGCTCTCAGCAGCCCTGCTGCAGCTTCAGCTCACAGCTGCCTTCTTCCTGGCCACGCTGCTCATTGGCCTGGCTGTGCGCCTGTACTATGGCAGTCGCTAG
- the APBB3 gene encoding amyloid-beta A4 precursor protein-binding family B member 3 isoform X6, producing the protein MLGKDYMLAIILVNCDDDLWGDQSLEGEPGLPPGWRKIRDAAGTYYWHVPSGSTQWQRPTWESGDAEDPGTKTEGIWGLRPPKGRSFSSLESSLDRSNSLSWYGEESYIQRMEPGAKCFAVRSLGWVEVPEEDLVPGKSSIAVNNCIQQLAQTRSQSQPPDGTWGEGQNMLMILKKDVMSLVNPLDHSLIHRQPLVHIRVWGVGSSKGRDFAFVAGDKDSCMLKCHVFRCDVPAKAIASALHGLCAQILSERVGVNGDSPCCSLDPISPEDLPRQGMDVMNAAIGTLTTHGDRDAWVPAMLSISDSLMTAHPIQVQYQKCLVASAARGKAWGAQARARLRLKRTSSVDSPGGPLPLPLLKGGVGGAGAAPRKRGIFSFLDAFRLKPSLLHMP; encoded by the exons ATGCTGGGCAAGGATTACATGCTGGCCATCATTCTGGTCAACTGCGATG ATGACTTGTGGGGGGACCAGAGTCTGGAGGGGGAGCCAGGTTTGCCCCCTGGCTGGAGGAAGATCCGCGATGCTGCAGGTACTTATTATTGGCATGTACCCAGCGGTAGCACCCAGTGGCAGCGCCCAACCTGGGAGTCAGGAGATGCAGAGGACCCAGGCACG AAGACGGAGGGAATTTGGGGACTTCGGCCCCCCAAGGGGAGATCCTTCTCCAGCCTGGAGAGCTCACTGGACCGGAG TAATTCTCTGTCCTGGTATGGTGAAGAATCCTACATCCAGAGAATGGAGCCAGGGGCTAAG TGCTTCGCAGTCCGCTCTCTGGGCTGGGTAGAAGTACCTGAAGAGGACCTGGTACCAGGGAAGAGCAGTATTGCAGTCAATAACTGCATCCAGCAGCTGGCCCAGACTCGTAGCCAGAGCCAGCCCCCGGATGGTACCTGGGGCGAG GGCCAGAACATGCTGATGATCCTGAAGAAGGATGTGATGAGCCTGGTGAATCCCCTGGACCACAGTCTGATCCACCGCCAGCCTCTGGTGCACATTCGTGTATGGGGTGTGGGCAGCTCCAAGGGCCG GGACTTCGCTTTTGTGGCGGGTGACAAAGACAGCTGTATGCTCAAGTGCCATGTGTTTCGCTGTGACGTCCCTGCCAAGGCCATTGCCAGTGCCCTACACGGGCTCTGTGCCCAG ATCTTGTCAGAGCGAGTAGGGGTCAATGGTGATTCCCCTTGCTGCTCACTAGACCCCATCTCCCCTGAAGACCTGCCTCGACAAG GCATGGACGTGATGAACGCGGCCATTGGTACCCTCACCACCCATGGGGACCGGGACGCCTGGGTCCCTGCCATGCTCAGCATATCTGACTCTCTCATGACTGCACATCCCATTCAG GTTCAGTACCAGAAGTGTCTTGTGGCCTCTGCGGCTCGAGGCAAGGCCTGGGGTGCCCAGGCCCGTGCCCGCCTACGACTCAAGCGGACCAGCTCTGTGGACTCCCCTGGaggtcccctgcccctccccctgctcaAAGGAGGGGTTGGGGGTGCAGGGGCAGCCCCTCGAAAGCGGGGCATCTTCTCTTTTCTTGATGCCTTCCGGCTGAAACCCTCTCTGCTCCACATGCCCTAA
- the APBB3 gene encoding amyloid-beta A4 precursor protein-binding family B member 3 isoform X5 produces the protein MLGKDYMLAIILVNCDDDLWGDQSLEGEPGLPPGWRKIRDAAGTYYWHVPSGSTQWQRPTWESGDAEDPGTKTEGIWGLRPPKGRSFSSLESSLDRSNSLSWYGEESYIQRMEPGAKCFAVRSLGWVEVPEEDLVPGKSSIAVNNCIQQLAQTRSQSQPPDGTWGEGQNMLMILKKDVMSLVNPLDHSLIHRQPLVHIRVWGVGSSKGRDRDFAFVAGDKDSCMLKCHVFRCDVPAKAIASALHGLCAQILSERVGVNGDSPCCSLDPISPEDLPRQVELLDAVSQAAQKYEALYMGTLPVTKAMGMDVMNAAIGTLTTHGDRDAWVPAMLSISDSLMTAHPIQVQYQKCLVASAARGKAWGAQARARLRLKRTSSVDSPGGPLPLPLLKGGVGGAGAAPRKRGIFSFLDAFRLKPSLLHMP, from the exons ATGCTGGGCAAGGATTACATGCTGGCCATCATTCTGGTCAACTGCGATG ATGACTTGTGGGGGGACCAGAGTCTGGAGGGGGAGCCAGGTTTGCCCCCTGGCTGGAGGAAGATCCGCGATGCTGCAGGTACTTATTATTGGCATGTACCCAGCGGTAGCACCCAGTGGCAGCGCCCAACCTGGGAGTCAGGAGATGCAGAGGACCCAGGCACG AAGACGGAGGGAATTTGGGGACTTCGGCCCCCCAAGGGGAGATCCTTCTCCAGCCTGGAGAGCTCACTGGACCGGAG TAATTCTCTGTCCTGGTATGGTGAAGAATCCTACATCCAGAGAATGGAGCCAGGGGCTAAG TGCTTCGCAGTCCGCTCTCTGGGCTGGGTAGAAGTACCTGAAGAGGACCTGGTACCAGGGAAGAGCAGTATTGCAGTCAATAACTGCATCCAGCAGCTGGCCCAGACTCGTAGCCAGAGCCAGCCCCCGGATGGTACCTGGGGCGAG GGCCAGAACATGCTGATGATCCTGAAGAAGGATGTGATGAGCCTGGTGAATCCCCTGGACCACAGTCTGATCCACCGCCAGCCTCTGGTGCACATTCGTGTATGGGGTGTGGGCAGCTCCAAGGGCCG TGACAG GGACTTCGCTTTTGTGGCGGGTGACAAAGACAGCTGTATGCTCAAGTGCCATGTGTTTCGCTGTGACGTCCCTGCCAAGGCCATTGCCAGTGCCCTACACGGGCTCTGTGCCCAG ATCTTGTCAGAGCGAGTAGGGGTCAATGGTGATTCCCCTTGCTGCTCACTAGACCCCATCTCCCCTGAAGACCTGCCTCGACAAG TGGAGCTACTGGATGCGGTGAGCCAGGCTGCTCAGAAGTACGAGGCACTGTACATGGGGACCCTGCCAGTCACCAAAGCCATGG GCATGGACGTGATGAACGCGGCCATTGGTACCCTCACCACCCATGGGGACCGGGACGCCTGGGTCCCTGCCATGCTCAGCATATCTGACTCTCTCATGACTGCACATCCCATTCAG GTTCAGTACCAGAAGTGTCTTGTGGCCTCTGCGGCTCGAGGCAAGGCCTGGGGTGCCCAGGCCCGTGCCCGCCTACGACTCAAGCGGACCAGCTCTGTGGACTCCCCTGGaggtcccctgcccctccccctgctcaAAGGAGGGGTTGGGGGTGCAGGGGCAGCCCCTCGAAAGCGGGGCATCTTCTCTTTTCTTGATGCCTTCCGGCTGAAACCCTCTCTGCTCCACATGCCCTAA
- the LOC137221776 gene encoding SLC35A4 upstream open reading frame protein — protein MADDKDSLPKLKDLAFLKNQLERLQQRVEDEVNSGVDQDGSLLSSPFLKGFLAGYVVAKLRASAVLGFAVGTCTGIYAAQAYAVPNVEKTLRDYLQSLRKGPD, from the exons ATGGCGGATGACAAG GATTCTCTGCCCAAGCTTAAGGACCTGGCATTTCTCAAGAACCAGCTGGAGCGCCTGCAGCAACGTGTGGAAGACGAAGTCAACAGTGGTGTAGACCAG GATGGCTCGCTCTTGTCCTCTCCATTCCTCAAGGGCTTCCTGGCTGGCTATGTGGTGGCCAAACTGAGGGCGTCAGCAGTATTAGGCTTTGCCGTGGGCACCTGCACTGGCATATATGCAGCTCAGGCGTATGCTGTGCCCAATGTGGAGAAGACATTGAGGGACTATCTTCAATCACTGCGCAAGGGGCCCGACTAG
- the APBB3 gene encoding amyloid-beta A4 precursor protein-binding family B member 3 isoform X2, producing the protein MLGKDYMLAIILVNCDDDLWGDQSLEGEPGLPPGWRKIRDAAGTYYWHVPSGSTQWQRPTWESGDAEDPGTKTEGIWGLRPPKGRSFSSLESSLDRSNSLSWYGEESYIQRMEPGAKCFAVRSLGWVEVPEEDLVPGKSSIAVNNCIQQLAQTRSQSQPPDGTWGEGQNMLMILKKDVMSLVNPLDHSLIHRQPLVHIRVWGVGSSKGRDFAFVAGDKDSCMLKCHVFRCDVPAKAIASALHGLCAQILSERVGVNGDSPCCSLDPISPEDLPRQVELLDAVSQAAQKYEALYMGTLPVTKAMGMDVMNAAIGTLTTHGDRDAWVPAMLSISDSLMTAHPIQAEAGAEEEPLWQCPVRLVTFIGVGRDPHTFGLIADLGRQSFQCAAFWCQPHAGGLSEAVQAACMVQYQKCLVASAARGKAWGAQARARLRLKRTSSVDSPGGPLPLPLLKGGVGGAGAAPRKRGIFSFLDAFRLKPSLLHMP; encoded by the exons ATGCTGGGCAAGGATTACATGCTGGCCATCATTCTGGTCAACTGCGATG ATGACTTGTGGGGGGACCAGAGTCTGGAGGGGGAGCCAGGTTTGCCCCCTGGCTGGAGGAAGATCCGCGATGCTGCAGGTACTTATTATTGGCATGTACCCAGCGGTAGCACCCAGTGGCAGCGCCCAACCTGGGAGTCAGGAGATGCAGAGGACCCAGGCACG AAGACGGAGGGAATTTGGGGACTTCGGCCCCCCAAGGGGAGATCCTTCTCCAGCCTGGAGAGCTCACTGGACCGGAG TAATTCTCTGTCCTGGTATGGTGAAGAATCCTACATCCAGAGAATGGAGCCAGGGGCTAAG TGCTTCGCAGTCCGCTCTCTGGGCTGGGTAGAAGTACCTGAAGAGGACCTGGTACCAGGGAAGAGCAGTATTGCAGTCAATAACTGCATCCAGCAGCTGGCCCAGACTCGTAGCCAGAGCCAGCCCCCGGATGGTACCTGGGGCGAG GGCCAGAACATGCTGATGATCCTGAAGAAGGATGTGATGAGCCTGGTGAATCCCCTGGACCACAGTCTGATCCACCGCCAGCCTCTGGTGCACATTCGTGTATGGGGTGTGGGCAGCTCCAAGGGCCG GGACTTCGCTTTTGTGGCGGGTGACAAAGACAGCTGTATGCTCAAGTGCCATGTGTTTCGCTGTGACGTCCCTGCCAAGGCCATTGCCAGTGCCCTACACGGGCTCTGTGCCCAG ATCTTGTCAGAGCGAGTAGGGGTCAATGGTGATTCCCCTTGCTGCTCACTAGACCCCATCTCCCCTGAAGACCTGCCTCGACAAG TGGAGCTACTGGATGCGGTGAGCCAGGCTGCTCAGAAGTACGAGGCACTGTACATGGGGACCCTGCCAGTCACCAAAGCCATGG GCATGGACGTGATGAACGCGGCCATTGGTACCCTCACCACCCATGGGGACCGGGACGCCTGGGTCCCTGCCATGCTCAGCATATCTGACTCTCTCATGACTGCACATCCCATTCAG GCAGAGGCTGGTGCAGAGGAGGAGCCACTGTGGCAGTGCCCTGTGCGCCTCGTGACCTTTATTGGTGTTGGTCGTGACCCACACACCTTTGGCCTCATTGCCGACCTGGGCCGTCAGAGCTTCCAGTGTGCGGCCTTCTGGTGCCAGCCCCATGCAGGGGGACTCTCCGAAGCTGTGCAGGCTGCTTGCATG GTTCAGTACCAGAAGTGTCTTGTGGCCTCTGCGGCTCGAGGCAAGGCCTGGGGTGCCCAGGCCCGTGCCCGCCTACGACTCAAGCGGACCAGCTCTGTGGACTCCCCTGGaggtcccctgcccctccccctgctcaAAGGAGGGGTTGGGGGTGCAGGGGCAGCCCCTCGAAAGCGGGGCATCTTCTCTTTTCTTGATGCCTTCCGGCTGAAACCCTCTCTGCTCCACATGCCCTAA
- the APBB3 gene encoding amyloid-beta A4 precursor protein-binding family B member 3 isoform X4, giving the protein MQRTQARRRREFGDFGPPRGDPSPAWRAHWTGGIVVLLRALLYSSNSLSWYGEESYIQRMEPGAKCFAVRSLGWVEVPEEDLVPGKSSIAVNNCIQQLAQTRSQSQPPDGTWGEGQNMLMILKKDVMSLVNPLDHSLIHRQPLVHIRVWGVGSSKGRDFAFVAGDKDSCMLKCHVFRCDVPAKAIASALHGLCAQILSERVGVNGDSPCCSLDPISPEDLPRQVELLDAVSQAAQKYEALYMGTLPVTKAMGMDVMNAAIGTLTTHGDRDAWVPAMLSISDSLMTAHPIQAEAGAEEEPLWQCPVRLVTFIGVGRDPHTFGLIADLGRQSFQCAAFWCQPHAGGLSEAVQAACMVQYQKCLVASAARGKAWGAQARARLRLKRTSSVDSPGGPLPLPLLKGGVGGAGAAPRKRGIFSFLDAFRLKPSLLHMP; this is encoded by the exons ATGCAGAGGACCCAGGCACG AAGACGGAGGGAATTTGGGGACTTCGGCCCCCCAAGGGGAGATCCTTCTCCAGCCTGGAGAGCTCACTGGACCGGAG GAATTGTGGTCCTCTTACGAGCTCTGCTCTATTCCAGTAATTCTCTGTCCTGGTATGGTGAAGAATCCTACATCCAGAGAATGGAGCCAGGGGCTAAG TGCTTCGCAGTCCGCTCTCTGGGCTGGGTAGAAGTACCTGAAGAGGACCTGGTACCAGGGAAGAGCAGTATTGCAGTCAATAACTGCATCCAGCAGCTGGCCCAGACTCGTAGCCAGAGCCAGCCCCCGGATGGTACCTGGGGCGAG GGCCAGAACATGCTGATGATCCTGAAGAAGGATGTGATGAGCCTGGTGAATCCCCTGGACCACAGTCTGATCCACCGCCAGCCTCTGGTGCACATTCGTGTATGGGGTGTGGGCAGCTCCAAGGGCCG GGACTTCGCTTTTGTGGCGGGTGACAAAGACAGCTGTATGCTCAAGTGCCATGTGTTTCGCTGTGACGTCCCTGCCAAGGCCATTGCCAGTGCCCTACACGGGCTCTGTGCCCAG ATCTTGTCAGAGCGAGTAGGGGTCAATGGTGATTCCCCTTGCTGCTCACTAGACCCCATCTCCCCTGAAGACCTGCCTCGACAAG TGGAGCTACTGGATGCGGTGAGCCAGGCTGCTCAGAAGTACGAGGCACTGTACATGGGGACCCTGCCAGTCACCAAAGCCATGG GCATGGACGTGATGAACGCGGCCATTGGTACCCTCACCACCCATGGGGACCGGGACGCCTGGGTCCCTGCCATGCTCAGCATATCTGACTCTCTCATGACTGCACATCCCATTCAG GCAGAGGCTGGTGCAGAGGAGGAGCCACTGTGGCAGTGCCCTGTGCGCCTCGTGACCTTTATTGGTGTTGGTCGTGACCCACACACCTTTGGCCTCATTGCCGACCTGGGCCGTCAGAGCTTCCAGTGTGCGGCCTTCTGGTGCCAGCCCCATGCAGGGGGACTCTCCGAAGCTGTGCAGGCTGCTTGCATG GTTCAGTACCAGAAGTGTCTTGTGGCCTCTGCGGCTCGAGGCAAGGCCTGGGGTGCCCAGGCCCGTGCCCGCCTACGACTCAAGCGGACCAGCTCTGTGGACTCCCCTGGaggtcccctgcccctccccctgctcaAAGGAGGGGTTGGGGGTGCAGGGGCAGCCCCTCGAAAGCGGGGCATCTTCTCTTTTCTTGATGCCTTCCGGCTGAAACCCTCTCTGCTCCACATGCCCTAA
- the APBB3 gene encoding amyloid-beta A4 precursor protein-binding family B member 3 isoform X3, translated as MLGKDYMLAIILVNCDDDLWGDQSLEGEPGLPPGWRKIRDAAGTYYWHVPSGSTQWQRPTWESGDAEDPGTKTEGIWGLRPPKGRSFSSLESSLDRSNSLSWYGEESYIQRMEPGAKCFAVRSLGWVEVPEEDLVPGKSSIAVNNCIQQLAQTRSQSQPPDGTWGEGQNMLMILKKDVMSLVNPLDHSLIHRQPLVHIRVWGVGSSKGRDFAFVAGDKDSCMLKCHVFRCDVPAKAIASALHGLCAQILSERVGVNGDSPCCSLDPISPEDLPRQGMDVMNAAIGTLTTHGDRDAWVPAMLSISDSLMTAHPIQAEAGAEEEPLWQCPVRLVTFIGVGRDPHTFGLIADLGRQSFQCAAFWCQPHAGGLSEAVQAACMVQYQKCLVASAARGKAWGAQARARLRLKRTSSVDSPGGPLPLPLLKGGVGGAGAAPRKRGIFSFLDAFRLKPSLLHMP; from the exons ATGCTGGGCAAGGATTACATGCTGGCCATCATTCTGGTCAACTGCGATG ATGACTTGTGGGGGGACCAGAGTCTGGAGGGGGAGCCAGGTTTGCCCCCTGGCTGGAGGAAGATCCGCGATGCTGCAGGTACTTATTATTGGCATGTACCCAGCGGTAGCACCCAGTGGCAGCGCCCAACCTGGGAGTCAGGAGATGCAGAGGACCCAGGCACG AAGACGGAGGGAATTTGGGGACTTCGGCCCCCCAAGGGGAGATCCTTCTCCAGCCTGGAGAGCTCACTGGACCGGAG TAATTCTCTGTCCTGGTATGGTGAAGAATCCTACATCCAGAGAATGGAGCCAGGGGCTAAG TGCTTCGCAGTCCGCTCTCTGGGCTGGGTAGAAGTACCTGAAGAGGACCTGGTACCAGGGAAGAGCAGTATTGCAGTCAATAACTGCATCCAGCAGCTGGCCCAGACTCGTAGCCAGAGCCAGCCCCCGGATGGTACCTGGGGCGAG GGCCAGAACATGCTGATGATCCTGAAGAAGGATGTGATGAGCCTGGTGAATCCCCTGGACCACAGTCTGATCCACCGCCAGCCTCTGGTGCACATTCGTGTATGGGGTGTGGGCAGCTCCAAGGGCCG GGACTTCGCTTTTGTGGCGGGTGACAAAGACAGCTGTATGCTCAAGTGCCATGTGTTTCGCTGTGACGTCCCTGCCAAGGCCATTGCCAGTGCCCTACACGGGCTCTGTGCCCAG ATCTTGTCAGAGCGAGTAGGGGTCAATGGTGATTCCCCTTGCTGCTCACTAGACCCCATCTCCCCTGAAGACCTGCCTCGACAAG GCATGGACGTGATGAACGCGGCCATTGGTACCCTCACCACCCATGGGGACCGGGACGCCTGGGTCCCTGCCATGCTCAGCATATCTGACTCTCTCATGACTGCACATCCCATTCAG GCAGAGGCTGGTGCAGAGGAGGAGCCACTGTGGCAGTGCCCTGTGCGCCTCGTGACCTTTATTGGTGTTGGTCGTGACCCACACACCTTTGGCCTCATTGCCGACCTGGGCCGTCAGAGCTTCCAGTGTGCGGCCTTCTGGTGCCAGCCCCATGCAGGGGGACTCTCCGAAGCTGTGCAGGCTGCTTGCATG GTTCAGTACCAGAAGTGTCTTGTGGCCTCTGCGGCTCGAGGCAAGGCCTGGGGTGCCCAGGCCCGTGCCCGCCTACGACTCAAGCGGACCAGCTCTGTGGACTCCCCTGGaggtcccctgcccctccccctgctcaAAGGAGGGGTTGGGGGTGCAGGGGCAGCCCCTCGAAAGCGGGGCATCTTCTCTTTTCTTGATGCCTTCCGGCTGAAACCCTCTCTGCTCCACATGCCCTAA
- the SRA1 gene encoding steroid receptor RNA activator 1, producing the protein MAGLYVKPGNKERGWNDPPQFSYGLQTQAGGPKRTPLTKRVAAPQDGSPRVPTSETSPGAPPMGPPPLSSKASRPPFVGSCPPSSMEPTNFPVVESEILLEDVLKPLERALEDCRGHTKKQVCDDISRRLALLQEQWAGGKLSMPVKKRMALLVQELSSHQWDAADDIHRSLMVDHVTEVSQWMVGVKRLIAEKRSLSSEEEANEEKSVATAEQNQTMPGIQHDP; encoded by the exons ATGGCGGGGCTGTACGTGAAACCGG GCAACAAGGAGCGCGGCTGGAACGATCCGCCGCAATTCTCATACGGGCTGCAGACCCAGGCTGGCGGACCCAAGCGCACGCCGCTCACCAAGAGGGTCGCCGCTCCCCAGGATGGATCCCCCAGAG TCCCCACCTCAGAGACATCTCCTGGGGCCCCCCCAATGGGGCCTCCACCTCTGTCAAGTAAGGCTTCCAGACCCCCATTTGTGGGGAGTTGTCCTCCCTCCAGCATGGAGCCCACAAATTTCCCAGTCGTTGAGTCTGAGATTCTGCTGGAAGATGTACTGAAACCTTTGGAACGGGCATTGGAGGATTGCCGTGGCCACACAAAG AAGCAGGTATGTGATGACATCAGCCGACGCCTGGCTCTGCTGCAGGAACAGTGGGCTGGAGGGAAGCTGTCAATGCCTGTAAAGAAGAGGATGGCTCTGCTGGTGCAAG AGCTTTCAAGCCACCAGTGGGATGCAGCAGATGACATCCACCGCTCACTCATGGTTGACCATGTGACTGAGGTCAGTCAGTGGATGGTGGGAGTTAAAAGATTAATTGCAGAAAAGAGGAGTCTGTCTTCAGAGGAGGAGGCCAATGAAGAGAAATCTGTAGCCACAGCTGAGCAGAACCAGACCATGCCAGGCATCCAACATGATCCTTAA
- the APBB3 gene encoding amyloid-beta A4 precursor protein-binding family B member 3 isoform X1, with translation MLGKDYMLAIILVNCDDDLWGDQSLEGEPGLPPGWRKIRDAAGTYYWHVPSGSTQWQRPTWESGDAEDPGTKTEGIWGLRPPKGRSFSSLESSLDRSNSLSWYGEESYIQRMEPGAKCFAVRSLGWVEVPEEDLVPGKSSIAVNNCIQQLAQTRSQSQPPDGTWGEGQNMLMILKKDVMSLVNPLDHSLIHRQPLVHIRVWGVGSSKGRDRDFAFVAGDKDSCMLKCHVFRCDVPAKAIASALHGLCAQILSERVGVNGDSPCCSLDPISPEDLPRQVELLDAVSQAAQKYEALYMGTLPVTKAMGMDVMNAAIGTLTTHGDRDAWVPAMLSISDSLMTAHPIQAEAGAEEEPLWQCPVRLVTFIGVGRDPHTFGLIADLGRQSFQCAAFWCQPHAGGLSEAVQAACMVQYQKCLVASAARGKAWGAQARARLRLKRTSSVDSPGGPLPLPLLKGGVGGAGAAPRKRGIFSFLDAFRLKPSLLHMP, from the exons ATGCTGGGCAAGGATTACATGCTGGCCATCATTCTGGTCAACTGCGATG ATGACTTGTGGGGGGACCAGAGTCTGGAGGGGGAGCCAGGTTTGCCCCCTGGCTGGAGGAAGATCCGCGATGCTGCAGGTACTTATTATTGGCATGTACCCAGCGGTAGCACCCAGTGGCAGCGCCCAACCTGGGAGTCAGGAGATGCAGAGGACCCAGGCACG AAGACGGAGGGAATTTGGGGACTTCGGCCCCCCAAGGGGAGATCCTTCTCCAGCCTGGAGAGCTCACTGGACCGGAG TAATTCTCTGTCCTGGTATGGTGAAGAATCCTACATCCAGAGAATGGAGCCAGGGGCTAAG TGCTTCGCAGTCCGCTCTCTGGGCTGGGTAGAAGTACCTGAAGAGGACCTGGTACCAGGGAAGAGCAGTATTGCAGTCAATAACTGCATCCAGCAGCTGGCCCAGACTCGTAGCCAGAGCCAGCCCCCGGATGGTACCTGGGGCGAG GGCCAGAACATGCTGATGATCCTGAAGAAGGATGTGATGAGCCTGGTGAATCCCCTGGACCACAGTCTGATCCACCGCCAGCCTCTGGTGCACATTCGTGTATGGGGTGTGGGCAGCTCCAAGGGCCG TGACAG GGACTTCGCTTTTGTGGCGGGTGACAAAGACAGCTGTATGCTCAAGTGCCATGTGTTTCGCTGTGACGTCCCTGCCAAGGCCATTGCCAGTGCCCTACACGGGCTCTGTGCCCAG ATCTTGTCAGAGCGAGTAGGGGTCAATGGTGATTCCCCTTGCTGCTCACTAGACCCCATCTCCCCTGAAGACCTGCCTCGACAAG TGGAGCTACTGGATGCGGTGAGCCAGGCTGCTCAGAAGTACGAGGCACTGTACATGGGGACCCTGCCAGTCACCAAAGCCATGG GCATGGACGTGATGAACGCGGCCATTGGTACCCTCACCACCCATGGGGACCGGGACGCCTGGGTCCCTGCCATGCTCAGCATATCTGACTCTCTCATGACTGCACATCCCATTCAG GCAGAGGCTGGTGCAGAGGAGGAGCCACTGTGGCAGTGCCCTGTGCGCCTCGTGACCTTTATTGGTGTTGGTCGTGACCCACACACCTTTGGCCTCATTGCCGACCTGGGCCGTCAGAGCTTCCAGTGTGCGGCCTTCTGGTGCCAGCCCCATGCAGGGGGACTCTCCGAAGCTGTGCAGGCTGCTTGCATG GTTCAGTACCAGAAGTGTCTTGTGGCCTCTGCGGCTCGAGGCAAGGCCTGGGGTGCCCAGGCCCGTGCCCGCCTACGACTCAAGCGGACCAGCTCTGTGGACTCCCCTGGaggtcccctgcccctccccctgctcaAAGGAGGGGTTGGGGGTGCAGGGGCAGCCCCTCGAAAGCGGGGCATCTTCTCTTTTCTTGATGCCTTCCGGCTGAAACCCTCTCTGCTCCACATGCCCTAA